TTCTTGCTTAgtaatttttctttcaatttcttcATTAATTTTCTGCTAATTTACGTTCACTGTCGTCTTAAATTGTTTTAAACAGATAAAATCAAATGTTAGGAATGACATTGGAGTTTCTTCAAAAGCAAAGAGATTTAATTATTCTGCTGAAGAAGCAGCTATTCCATGTCAAGAAGCATCAAAGAAGCCTCGAGTCACATCGCAATCTTCAAGCACATTAATGCTTAAGGTGAAAAAGGAATTAATAAGAAGGAAAGAAAATTGAagttatataattaaaatttccaCTTGATAATCAAAAAGTTCTTATCGATGTTATGCATATGTTGAAGTGTGTGATAATCTCATTTAAAATATCTATTATGCCATTGATGATaacatacttttatttattcaatataTCTTCAACACACCCCTCATGTGTTAGCGGACTCTTTCTACGTGCTTTGGTCAAGTATGTGACCATCTTATCTAAAAGTTTAAGTTATTAAATAAAACGCACTTTTATTTACCTAATTATGTACGTCGTCTTGAGACAAATTTACTTGTCGTTTTGAAGCAGGTTCGAAAGGAAAAACTAGGAGACAGGATTTCAGCTCTACACAGATTAGTGGCACCTTTCGGCAAGGTATATATACTCTACTCTATAAATAGTACATATCATCAGAATCCACTTAAATGGGAGACTGGCAAAAGGAGAGCACAGTTTTACTTTTACTATATATTTTAATGTTAGGACCATgctgatttttccttcttttctcCCACAATGATCGATGCAGACTGATACTGCGTCAGTATTAAAAGAAGCCATTGGCTATATTCAGTTCCTTCAGGACCAAATCCTGGTAAAACACTCATTCTGCTTAATTAATTTCCTCTTAAATTCATCTTCATATTCGTTTTCCTGGAAAAAGCTAAGATTCATATAGAATATCCCTACTAAGAGATTCATATATACGTAGCGTTACATTATTTATAGCTTCTTAATTTCCCTTTTGTTAATTTTATAATAATGCAGACATTAAGCATGCCATATACGAAATCAGCTCAAGGGAAGCTCCAACACATACACTTAAAGGTAAGGAAGAGAAATGCGTTGAAATATGTTGTGATAATTTCAGAGACCTAGACCCTAACGTTTTGAGctataatgcatatacatccctCGTGGTATTAAATATTATGCAAGACTAAAGACttcccttctttcataattAGGGTAACGAAATTGTATTATAACTTCAAATCGACTAATTAATGTGCCCCTTATATGACGAAACCTGAGATGTTAGTAGTGCATATATACAACTTAATTCTATAGAAACTGTATAAGTAAGGTAATTGAATACTTTTTGGTGTATGGTGTAACAGGATTCGAGGATAGACATGAAGAGTCAGCCAGTGCTAGATCTTGAAAGTAGAGGATTATGTCTTGTGCCAACATCTTTTTCTTCTTACATCACTTTTGCGTTGCGCGTTCCCGCTGGACTAGACTCATGTTAGCTGTTGGATGTATGGTTCCTGCGATTGATGTTgagatatatattattaatcatgaaatatatattattaaccATGAATTTAGATAtagtttttttattataaaacaattgtttatttaattttaataaaagatttaatagatcatatattcatTTATGTGTCCATTTATTTATATTGTAGATGATTTAGTGTATAGAGTTTTAACTTATGCACAGATGATTAAATCATCGGTTCTTATAAGTATAAAGTTTTTTGTTCACAATCTAAGATGGAAATTGGACAAGCCATCGGTATGATTGTAGCACAAGATTATATGaaatttatcttgattatgaGAATGATATAGTTTCAACTTCTTGTGCTAGTGCATTTTATATGTATTGAACGGGACCAAGTAGATATAGTTGTTTTAGACTGACTgccaaaaaaaacatattttctaAACTGTTAAATGTAATTATATTCTCAATCTTGATATAACTATTATGATCTGAATATATTAATTatcgttttaatttattaaaatgtgaGATTCTGAGATGGGTCAATATGCCAGGTAGAttggatgataataatatatattagtgAAATAATAAGATAGTTGATGGAATCCATGTCTCGATATAGAGATTGATAATATGCCTTTTTGAGAAGCTTATAAATTTTCATCGTGTCAAACCTTGCAAGTGGATTTATGAATCTGACATCTGAAATAAGTTAAGCAGTGCTCTAAAGAATATTAATCTTTAAGTTAAATTCGtcagtaatttaatttattgattagtatCTGTAATCTTAACATGGGGAATTACATAAGTGtttaatagaaaattttgaaatataaatgGAGTGAGTGCACTTACGAATTTATAGTGGAATGGTTTGTAATTTATTATagtaagaataattcaaattaattattttgaattattttcatattaaggAGCCTCAGTAATTAATTTCGTGGTCCCTACCATGCCCATATTTAACTAGAATTTAGAAtcttattttcttctcatttttcgACTGGGAAAAGTCCTTTTAAATAGGGGTTCTCCTAACCTAAAAAAGATGAGATGTCGGGTTTTTCTATGCGATACTTGCCCACCCAAGTAAGTTCCGCTGTGAACTTGGGATCACTGTAGAAGATGGCAGGGCAGAACTGCAGTCTAACTTGAGAATTTGCTTGAAGGTATTTGCTCACGCTTCAAAGGGTATTAATcgaattaaatttcaaaaagtTTATGTCTTCTACCATGCTTGTATGTGTTTTAGCATAAACATATATGCTATCTATTATTCATGTAAGCGGTACGATTCTTGTATGCTTCCGTTGTGCATATAGTTTTCCAATAATTGAAACATCGGACAACTACGATCCATTAATGACTTCCGTGGAAGCATATGGCCGGTAGATAAATTGTACAGTTACTGTAACTTTGCATGCCCAAAATCATGCAGATAATGTTTACCGTGACATACTATATGTTTTATTTACTATCAATAATCGCTTAAAGATTTATAGCAAGGACAAATCCAGATTCTTGAAGCAATTCTCATTTCATCTATATATTGACGGGTAATATTTTGTGCTCTTTATGTAATTTAAGATTTGGAGGAGGTACTAATCACTCCGAGCCACTCAATTCTGTACTCTTTTTACCCGACTTTTTAAAAATACCAACTGTCCATGATATGTCCCTCCATTTTAATGTAGTTGAAAGCTTGAAATGTAGGAAAATCTGGGTGCTGGGAAATGAACACACTTGTATTATTGTACTTCCCAGAAGTTATGGACCTGAATTAAATGAAGGAAATCTAAGTGGAAAAATGTCACTTGTCTGAGACTTAACAATAATGATCTGTCATTACATTAACAGGAAAAAGTCCAAGAAGTTTATGTTTCAATCTCTGGATAATTAAacatatttttacttttacaAAGTATAGGATCCACAAAAGAATGGAAACAAGTAAACTAAGATATCAAACAGGATGTAATTATAGAGTTGAAGTGCTTCTTGTCAGCACCTATGTTCTTCCTTCTTCCATAAACCCCCTCTGAACCCTGCATCTTCAATTGGAAATGACTCCAACTCGGGGCACCAGCTAGCCTTGAGTATTCTTAACGAAGGCATCACTCGATTCACTGCTGACCATTCTAATCTCAAATCAGTTAAAGCTTCCAACATTAACCCCTCAATTTTCCAAAGAGTACTGCGATCACCCCAGAAGTTATCATGCATTTCTTTCATATCACCTGAAATGATTGAGAGATATCGCAACAAGGGGAGAGATGTGGGGTTAAGCCATTCAGGACTTATTTTACCTGGATAGAATTTGAGAATCAGCTCGTGGAGTTGTCGAGGAGGATAAAGTCTACCAAGTTTTGTGACTAGTCGATCATCTTGACTATCAAAGCAACTTATTGTCAAAAATTGAAGTTCTTGGAGATCTATCAGTGCATTCCCCTCATCATCCCCAATCTCCTCATCCTGAGTTAGTCTTAAACTGAGAGTTCTCAGTCGAGTCAGGCTTCTAAGTTCAGAAATACGACAACCTCCAGGCTGGCTTAATTTTGCAGGCTTAAATCCAAGCAGTACTTGAAGATTGGAAAGCCTACTCAGTCCTTTTGGCAGGTAATCAAGTGACCCACAGTGATTCAAATCTAAAACAGCTAGTTCCTCAAATGTTATAACACAACAGGGGAGCATTTTCATATTCTGGCAATTGCTGAAGTCCAAAATCTGTAATTTTTCAAGCTTGGATATGGAATCTGGAACACCAGTCAATGGATGTGTATTGCTTAAACTGAGATAAGTAAGCTGTTTGGCGGATCCAATGCCTTCCAGCAAACTTGAAATAGGCACATTGAAAAGTGATTTCGACAGATCCAGTACCTGGAGGTGTCGACTATTGCAGAAATTCTTGGCAATGTCAGAAGGGATTTTGTTTACTTCACCACTCTTGGTGGTTGTCAGCAGTGCTCGTAATTTTTGATTGCTCAATAGTTGCTTCCCATTCATCTCACTCTTAATACCCAAATGTCGACAATTAGCATCAGATGGGGTGGAAAATGAATCATCGTCTGCAATCTTGATCACCAAATCACGAACCATATCATGCATTTTGCATGTATGGATCACACCATTGTAAGCCTTATCAACAACTTCTATCAAACATCGATTGGATAGTTGTGAGAAACAATCTTCTCCAACTTCAGTTGATAACCTACCACTTCTTAGAGGGATGAAGCTTTCTCCGATCCACCAACGGATCAGCTGGTCTTTTGGTATGACACAATCCTCAGGAAAGAGTGAAAAACAGAGGAAACAGGATTTTAAGTATGGAGGGAGTTCATCGTAGCTCAACTGTAATGAAGCCATCACTGAGTCATCATTTTCTTTCAATTCATCGCGGAAATGATTTGCAATACGCCTCCATTCATGATAGTAAGGTGGTTTACAAAGCATCACTCCTCCTACTGCTTTGATTGCTAATGGAAGACCCTTACATTTTTCCACAATCTCCTTTCCCACATTCTCCAATTCAGGAAAAATGCATTCACCTGCAGTCGCTGCAAATGCAATCTTCCGGAACAGTAACCAACTGTAGTCCTCATTGAGGAATTTTGGCCAGTGTGTCCTTGCTTCTGTGACACCCATCTTGCGAGCGACTAACTCATTTCTCGTAGTTACAATAACACTGCTCCCATTTCCTTTGGGTAGTCCAGAATAGATTTTCTGCCACCAAGCATTGTCCAAGCTCCAAACATCATCCATAACAATCAAAAACCTCTTTCCTAAAAGGTActgatttatttttcttaacaaTTCACTCTGGTCATCACCAATGCATGCATCTCCCAAACTCTTCAATATGCTTCTCATGACTTGTTCCTCAGTAAATGTTTGAGAAACAGACACCCAAATTCTCCTCTCGAAGTGATTCTCCACGCTTCTTTCATTGAAGATTTTCTGAGCAAGAGTGGTTTTTCCGAGCCCTCCCATACCCACAAATGCAATGGCAAGTAAACCATCACTTGCTTCAAATAGCCAATCCTTTATCTTCTCTGTGTCACCTTCCAAACCAACAACCTGAGTGTGGTCATAAAGGGAAGAAGTCCATCTTGTCATAAGATTATTGTGTGCCTCCATACTTCCTTCTTTCATAAGTGGCACTCCAAGGTATGTCGAAATGTTTTGCTTTATTTCTGAGATCTTCTCATTGATTTCAGCAAGTCGCTTCCCAGTTTGATAGCGATGACATAGCCTTTTGGGATGGAAGCGCGTAGAAATTCTAGTAGCCCCATTACTATCTGCTGATTGATTGTGGCAGTCCTCCAGTATCTCTTCAGCTTCAAAGATTAAGTCTCGCAAACAGGCCATGACCGCTTTAAGGGTGACGTGTTTCCTCTTGAGCCTCTCTGCATCCTTGAGAAAGCTTTGCATGAATAGCAGTTCATTCTTCAGCTTTTCAAACTTTTGTCTGTATTGACTTAGAAATCTGCTTTCCTCAGTGAGAACATTAAGCAGTTTCTCCAAGAATACAGTTACCACTGCATCCACCATTTCTTCTACTTCAAATTTCTGAAATGCAGCACAATGAAATTGGCTCACCTGATAAGACCAAAGAATCATATTATTGCTAGCAGGCAAGGGTGTGGAGGGACTCAAGAATATACTTATGGTTTCACATTGCCATTTTCATAAACAgcaaacagcctctctaccgcACAAATGTGGCGATAAGGTCTGTGTACgtcctaccctccccagattCCACTTGTGAgactacactgggtatgttgtagTGTAGTAAACATGAAATTTGTTTTGCAATTAAGTGTTACCTCCTACAAAAGGAAACATCTAAGTCtgtcaaggactatgatatcttCTTGACACACACTTATGCCTCGATTGGTTTACCTTGTAAGAATAATATATTATCAGGATAGAACTAGGAATACAATGTCTGGTTCAATTTATTTTCC
The sequence above is a segment of the Solanum dulcamara chromosome 11, daSolDulc1.2, whole genome shotgun sequence genome. Coding sequences within it:
- the LOC129873679 gene encoding disease resistance RPP13-like protein 4; translation: MVDAVVTVFLEKLLNVLTEESRFLSQYRQKFEKLKNELLFMQSFLKDAERLKRKHVTLKAVMACLRDLIFEAEEILEDCHNQSADSNGATRISTRFHPKRLCHRYQTGKRLAEINEKISEIKQNISTYLGVPLMKEGSMEAHNNLMTRWTSSLYDHTQVVGLEGDTEKIKDWLFEASDGLLAIAFVGMGGLGKTTLAQKIFNERSVENHFERRIWVSVSQTFTEEQVMRSILKSLGDACIGDDQSELLRKINQYLLGKRFLIVMDDVWSLDNAWWQKIYSGLPKGNGSSVIVTTRNELVARKMGVTEARTHWPKFLNEDYSWLLFRKIAFAATAGECIFPELENVGKEIVEKCKGLPLAIKAVGGVMLCKPPYYHEWRRIANHFRDELKENDDSVMASLQLSYDELPPYLKSCFLCFSLFPEDCVIPKDQLIRWWIGESFIPLRSGRLSTEVGEDCFSQLSNRCLIEVVDKAYNGVIHTCKMHDMVRDLVIKIADDDSFSTPSDANCRHLGIKSEMNGKQLLSNQKLRALLTTTKSGEVNKIPSDIAKNFCNSRHLQVLDLSKSLFNVPISSLLEGIGSAKQLTYLSLSNTHPLTGVPDSISKLEKLQILDFSNCQNMKMLPCCVITFEELAVLDLNHCGSLDYLPKGLSRLSNLQVLLGFKPAKLSQPGGCRISELRSLTRLRTLSLRLTQDEEIGDDEGNALIDLQELQFLTISCFDSQDDRLVTKLGRLYPPRQLHELILKFYPGKISPEWLNPTSLPLLRYLSIISGDMKEMHDNFWGDRSTLWKIEGLMLEALTDLRLEWSAVNRVMPSLRILKASWCPELESFPIEDAGFRGGLWKKEEHRC